Proteins encoded in a region of the Petrotoga olearia DSM 13574 genome:
- a CDS encoding aminopeptidase P family protein — translation MVNVKSRREEISNSLEESSMLILYSGKSPVKSADETYSFSPNRNFYYFTDLDIENAYLIICKTESKTVEKLFIERNDPKLARWVGEKPSKEHCSKLSKIQEEDIFFSDELNGYIGDTLSRSNIKNVYLYLKSPHWENMTKEKLIAQKIQRLFPYVSINDVSTKIAELRTIKDEEEINNIKKAIEITKEGIMNIIRNSKPGMYEYELEAYFDFSLRRNGVKDFAFKPIVASGPNSTILHYSANNRKTQEGDLVLLDLGAQYYYYSGDISRTFPISRKFSPRQAEIYQIVLNTQKEVESQTKPGLTLFELNEIAKKSLAESCKKIGLIKTDEELSKYYFHSVSHFLGLDTHDVGDRNIPLKPGMVITNEPGLYIEEEGIGVRIEDDLLITENGCENLAREIPKEIEEIERIWSVS, via the coding sequence ATGGTGAATGTAAAAAGTAGAAGAGAAGAAATAAGCAACAGTTTGGAAGAAAGTTCGATGTTGATTCTTTACTCAGGAAAGAGTCCGGTAAAAAGCGCAGACGAAACCTATAGCTTTTCCCCGAATCGAAACTTCTATTATTTTACTGATTTAGATATAGAAAACGCTTATTTAATAATTTGTAAAACCGAATCAAAAACTGTTGAAAAACTATTCATAGAAAGGAACGATCCAAAGTTAGCTAGATGGGTTGGTGAAAAACCCAGTAAAGAACATTGTTCTAAGCTTAGTAAAATTCAAGAAGAAGATATATTTTTTTCGGATGAATTAAATGGATATATTGGAGACACTCTATCAAGGTCTAATATTAAAAATGTATATTTGTATCTAAAATCTCCTCATTGGGAGAATATGACAAAAGAAAAGCTAATTGCTCAAAAAATACAAAGATTATTTCCATATGTTAGTATAAACGATGTTTCAACAAAAATAGCTGAGTTGAGGACTATTAAAGATGAAGAGGAAATCAATAATATCAAGAAAGCTATCGAAATTACAAAAGAAGGGATTATGAACATAATAAGAAATTCAAAGCCCGGAATGTACGAATATGAACTGGAGGCATATTTTGATTTTTCTTTAAGAAGAAATGGAGTAAAAGATTTCGCTTTTAAACCAATAGTAGCCTCGGGACCAAATTCTACGATTTTACATTACTCAGCAAACAACCGAAAAACACAAGAAGGAGATTTAGTATTGTTGGACTTGGGGGCACAATATTATTATTATAGTGGGGATATATCCAGAACTTTCCCTATAAGCAGAAAGTTTTCTCCAAGACAAGCGGAAATTTACCAAATTGTTTTAAACACTCAAAAAGAAGTGGAGTCGCAAACCAAGCCAGGGTTAACCCTTTTTGAATTGAATGAAATTGCAAAGAAATCATTAGCAGAAAGTTGTAAAAAAATAGGATTGATTAAAACCGATGAAGAACTTTCAAAATATTACTTTCATTCTGTGAGTCACTTTTTAGGCTTGGATACTCACGATGTAGGAGATAGGAATATCCCTTTAAAACCAGGAATGGTTATTACCAACGAACCAGGTTTGTACATAGAGGAAGAGGGTATTGGCGTGCGTATAGAAGACGATCTTCTTATAACTGAAAATGGGTGCGAAAATTTAGCTCGAGAAATCCCTAAAGAAATAGAAGAAATTGAACGTATTTGGAGTGTATCTTAA
- the fliS gene encoding flagellar export chaperone FliS gives MYNNNQNANYYFENSIKTASPAKLVELLYQNSIERINKAIKSIENKNLSEANKQIIRVEDIVTELNVSLNLEKGGEVAKNLRALYNYMYQRLLESNTKKDIEILKEVRSLLQELLDTWKELLKKEVKTSRELNVKSVDPKFDLQY, from the coding sequence ATGTACAATAACAATCAAAACGCTAACTACTATTTTGAAAACAGTATAAAAACAGCTAGTCCCGCCAAATTAGTCGAACTTTTGTATCAAAATTCAATCGAAAGGATAAATAAAGCAATAAAGTCTATTGAGAATAAAAATCTTTCCGAGGCTAACAAACAGATTATAAGGGTTGAAGACATAGTCACAGAACTTAACGTTTCGTTGAATCTTGAAAAAGGTGGAGAGGTAGCTAAAAATCTCAGAGCACTTTATAATTACATGTATCAAAGATTGTTAGAATCAAATACCAAAAAGGATATTGAAATCTTAAAAGAAGTAAGATCTTTACTACAAGAGCTTTTAGATACCTGGAAAGAGTTGTTGAAAAAAGAAGTCAAAACTTCCCGCGAGTTAAACGTCAAATCCGTCGATCCTAAATTTGATCTTCAATATTAA
- a CDS encoding carbon-nitrogen hydrolase family protein yields the protein MKKIFGLVQLSSKLNDKETNLKKLDSLISKEVKKADLYILPEFFNIGYDLESINNYAENLSEIIPDGESTQEVIRIAKKYNVSIVANILEKDPLIIGKYYDTSILIDDSGKLLGKYRKIFVFPKEKFRLSEGTSIEIIDWKGIKIGLSICYDHAFPELYRIMALRGAQILIITSAVPKGFEKLVEVRTSARAQDNQLFAIGVNAVGKPSDDSIPFCGNSIAVDPHGDILIKLGDEEDVIANVSIDTEKILKERLLEPSLRELKMLKIYDGIDFKID from the coding sequence ATGAAAAAAATATTTGGTTTAGTGCAATTAAGCTCAAAATTGAACGATAAAGAAACAAACCTTAAAAAGCTAGATTCATTGATTTCAAAAGAAGTAAAAAAAGCGGATTTATACATCCTACCAGAGTTTTTTAACATAGGATACGATCTTGAAAGTATTAACAATTACGCTGAAAATCTCTCGGAAATTATACCCGATGGAGAATCCACTCAAGAAGTTATAAGGATTGCAAAGAAATACAACGTCTCTATTGTTGCAAACATTTTAGAAAAAGACCCCTTAATAATTGGTAAATATTACGATACCTCGATTTTAATAGATGATTCCGGTAAATTGCTTGGTAAGTATAGAAAAATATTTGTTTTTCCAAAAGAAAAGTTTAGACTTTCCGAAGGAACGTCTATAGAGATAATAGATTGGAAAGGTATAAAAATAGGCTTGTCAATTTGTTATGATCATGCTTTTCCTGAATTGTATAGAATAATGGCCCTTAGAGGGGCACAAATACTAATAATTACATCTGCCGTTCCAAAAGGTTTTGAAAAATTAGTAGAGGTAAGAACATCCGCCAGGGCACAAGATAATCAACTTTTTGCAATCGGTGTAAACGCCGTTGGTAAACCCTCTGATGATTCGATTCCTTTTTGTGGAAATTCCATAGCTGTAGATCCACATGGAGATATCCTCATTAAATTGGGGGATGAAGAAGACGTAATTGCAAATGTAAGTATAGATACCGAAAAAATACTTAAAGAAAGGCTTTTGGAGCCTTCACTTCGAGAATTAAAGATGTTGAAGATCTACGATGGCATAGATTTCAAAATCGATTAA